The DNA sequence GCCACCGGTGAAGTTATGGCTATAGGAACTTCAATTGAAGAATCATTATTAAAGGCTGTACAATCTTTGGAAATAGGTTGTTTGCATTTAACTAAAAAAGATATGACGCCGTATGATTCTACGACATTGGAAAAGAGACTTAAAAATGCCGATGATGAACGTCTGTTTTTAATTGCCGAAGCTTTACGAAACGGTGTAAGTATTCAAAAAATACATGAAATAACCAAGATAGACCTATTCTTCCTGGCTAAAATATTACATATCATCAATATTGAAAATGAAGTAAAAGAAAAACCAAAAAATATTGAGGTTTTAGCAAAAGCCAAAAAATACGGATTTTCTGATTGGGAAATTGCCCAATTATGGAGCATGGAAGAAAAGCAAGTGTATTCTTTGAGAAAGGAAAACTCTATTATTCCGGTGTATAAAATGGTCGATACGTGTGCTGCTGAATTTATATCCACAACCCCATATTTTTACAGTACTTACGGTATTGAAAATGAATCGGTACGTTCTGATAAGAAAAAAGTGATTGTATTAGGTTCCGGACCTATACGAATCGGACAAGGGGTGGAATTTGATTATGCTACCGTACACAGTGTTTTAGCCCTTAAAGAGTCAGGATATGAAGCTATTATCATCAACAGCAATCCGGAAACCGTTTCTACAGATTTCAGCATTTCTGATAAACTTTATTTTGAACCTCTAACCAGAGAATCCATCACTTCTATTATAGATTTAGAAAAACCGGACGGTGTTTTAGTTCAATTTGGTGGTCAAACGGCCATTAACTTGGCTCAAGCTGCCATAGATGCCGGAGCAAAAATATTGGGTACTACGCTGGAAGATATAGATCGAGCTGAAGACCGTAAAAAATTCGAAGAACAATTAAACGAATTAAATATCGCTCGTCCTAAAGGCGATACAGTATTTACGTTAGAAGAAGCCTTACATGTAGCTAATTCCATTGGGTATCCGGTTGTTATTCGTCCTTCTTATGTTTTAGGAGGAAGAGCCATGCAAATTGTATATCAAGATTCTGAATTGGAACGATATATGAAAGAAGCGATCAATGTTCATGAGAAACAACCTATTCTAATTGATAAATACTTAATTGGAAAAGAAATTGAAGTAGATGCAATTTCCGATGGCGAAAATGTTTTTGTTCCCGGAATTATGGAACACATTGAAAAAGCCGGAGTTCATTCCGGAGATTCTATTGCTGTATATCCTTCCCAAACATTAACAAAAGAAGAAAAAGAAGAAATTATCAGACAAACCCAAGCATTAGCCAGAGGATTTAAAATCATTGGATTAATGAATATACAGTTTGTTTTAATGAGCGGAAAAATATACGTTCTGGAAGTTAATCCGCGTTCCAGCCGAACCATTCCATTCATGAGCAAAGTAACCGGTATTCCTTTAGCAAAAATAGCAACAAAAGCTGTTTTAGGCCAATCTTTGAAAGAGCAAGGGTATGCTATGGATTGTTATTCGGAACCTCGCAATATATACATTAAAGCTCCTGTTTTTTCATTTGCTAAATTACGTTCTGTAGATATTACGTTAGGCCCTGAAATGAAATCGACCGGTGAGGTTATTGGAAAAGATACTACTTATGAAAGAGCTCTTTATAAAGCTTTAAGAGCGGGTCAAATCAATATACCTATTTTAGGAAATGCCATATTTACAGTAGCAGACAAGGATAAAGCCGAGGCTCTCCCATTAGCGAAGAGATTCTATGATATAGGTTATACAATTATGGCTACCGAAGGAACTGCCAAGTATTTCCGAGATTATAACATTCCTGTTGTTGAAATTAACAAGATTGAAAGTGAGGACAACAATATTGTTAAAATTATGCAACAAGGAAAAGCTCAATTTGTTATTAATACACTTTCTAATGACGGTACGGCTCAAGAAGACGGCTTTTTAATTCGACGAAATGCTGTTGAAAACAGTGTGGCTTGTTTTACTTCTTTGGATACTACCGCCGCCGTAATTCAAGTATTAGAATCAATAGTATTTGATATTAAACCTTTTTAAATTTAAATTTTATAAAATATTCATACAAAAAAGCCCTGTAAAAACAGGGCTTTTTTGCATTTATAGTTTTTCGATGTTTGTTTTTATTTCTTTAATAGTATCTTTTCATATCTGATTACGACTAATATAAATACACAATATGGTAAAAGTATCGCTTATTCAAGCTCTATTTTTATCTAGTAAAATACATTTTATACCACTTAATTACGTTTATCGTAAAACTTATTGTAATACATTTTTTACTATAATAAATTTGATTTTATTTACAAAAGATACAGAATTTATGAAATAAAAAATTTATTTTTGATCAAATTTACATTATAATTATGGCTAAAGAATTGAATTCTGATCTTGGAAAACTCCTATTACGTGTTTCAATAGGCGGATTAATGGTCTTCCATGGAATATCTAAATTATATCATGGACACGATTTTATAAAAGGAATGCTTACTTCAAAAAATTTGCCTGAATATCTCTGGCTTGGTGTTCCTTTAGGGGAAGTCTTTGCTCCTATTTGTATCTTATTAGGGGTTTTTACAAGGATTTCATCCCTTTTAGTAGCATTTACTATGCTTATGACTTTTTATTTGGTGCATGGGATGGAAGGTTTTTCACTATCACAAACCGGAGGTTTAAAAGTTGAACTTAACCTATTTTATTTATTAACCTCATTAGCGCTTTTCTTCTTAGGTTCAGGAAAATATAGCGTATATAAAGGAAACAAAGGAATTATGATATAAATGATTTCTTTCAAATTTTTGTTCATTATTTTTTTTACTACTATATTAATCCATACATGAATTTTGAAAAAATATTTGCCCACAATGAAACATGGATAGCAGAAAAGTTATCTATCGATAAGGAGTATTTCCATAAGCTATCAGAAGGACAGAATCCTGAAGTTCTTTATATTGGTTGTTCTGATAGTCGGGTAGCAACAGAAGAGTTACTTGGAGCTAAACCCGGAGAAGTTTTTGTCCATAGAAATTTAGCCAATATGGTTATTAGCACAGATTTTAATGTTCAATCTGTAATAACATATGCTATCGATCATTTAAAAGTTAAACAAATCATTGTTTGTGGACATTATTATTGTGGCGGAGTTAAAGAGGCTATGGAGGCTAAAGACCTGGGACTTTTAAATCCGTGGTTGCGAAATATCAGGGACGTTTATAGAATTCATAAAGATGAATTAAATTTAATTACCGATTCAGAGGAAAAATACAATCGGCTTATTGAATTGAATGTGGAAGAACAATGCATTAATTTAATTAAAACCGCTGCTGTACAAAAAGCTATTATAGAAAGTAATCTAAAGGTTCATGGCTGGATTTTCGACATACGATCCGGAAAATTAATTGACATGAAAATTAATTTCAAAAAGATTCTAAAAGAGATTATGGAAATATATAATCTTTATGAAGGGAAAAGTTTATTTTAATATATGAAAACAAACCAACGGGTCAATTACCTTTCTCTACTAAATTAAAATGTAATTTTATTTCCAATAAAAACATTTATAAAAATAATGGGAGAGTTAACTATTTGCTAATCTCTCCCAAAATAAAAATAATAAAGTAATTGTTTATATTTTAGTCCATTCGATACCAAAAACCAAATAAGCGATAATTAAGGTAAATACAACATTAAAAGTTTGTGCTCCTAAAAATACTAAAGTAGCTTTTCTGTTTTCTTTATTAATTAACGTTTTAAAATTAGTTTCTAATCCTATGGAGGTAAACCCTAAGGCAAACCATAATCCTTGAAATTTCTTCAATACACCAAGAACCGGTTTATATTGCTCAGTTGGAATAACAAATGAGAACAACAAAGAAGCTAAGATAAAACCTATAACAAATTTAGGAAATCGATCCCAAATTACTTTTAGATTAGGTTTATCAGCAAACTCATTCCCTTCTTTTTTAGTATAACTCCAATAAACAGCTATTAAAAAGGCAGCAATACCTAACAATACATTTTGTGAGAACTTAACTATTGTACTAATTTTAAGTGCTTCTTCTCCATAAACGGCTCCGGTTGCAGCAACTGCTCCGGTGGTATCAATTGTTCCACCAATCCATGCACCGGCCATTACTTCTCCTAATCCTAATAATTTAGCTAATGCCGGCATAATGATAATCATAGGTACAGCGACTACTAAAACTAGTGATACTACATAAGATAATTTTTTAGAATCTCCTTTTATTGCCCCTGCCGTTGCTATAGCAGCTGAAACTCCACAAATGGATACCGCACTGGAAAGCATCATAGACATTTCCTTATCTATATTAAATTTTTTGCACAGCCAGAAAGAAAAATACCATACAGAGAAAACTACTACTACCGATTGTATTAATCCCAAAGCACCCGCCTGCATAATATCTTGAAAAATAATGGTTGAGCCTAGAAAGATCAATCCTATTTTCACATACATTTCAGAAGATAAACATCCTTTCATCCACTGCGGAGTACCTATAAAGTTATTAATAACTAATCCTATAAGCAAACAAAATATTACGGTTTCAAATCCCCAATAATTCATTACCGAGTTTCCGCCAATTACCATGGCAACTATAGTAAGAATAAACAGTAAGGGAAACCCTTTTGCTGAACTCATAGGTTTTCCTTGTAACAGATCTGCCAATAGTAATAAAACATAAGAAACAATAAAAATGATAAAAATATTTATAAAATTTTTACCTGTTAAAACATTGGACAATAAATCGTCACCGGTGCTCCATTTAAATGTAGGCCAACTTAGTGTATACCCGAATGAAGAATATAAAATAATACCTAATACTATGACCAATCCACCAATAATTGTGGCTGTCCAATCCTCTGTTAAACTCAGTTTTTTCATTTCTTATTTTTGATGTTCTTTAAAAAAGTTTTTTAGTTTTATTTTAGATCAAAACTCCGCAAATGTAATAATTCCTATCGAAATAATAGGAATTCAACTAAAATTTTTTACCCAGATTCGCAGTTTGTAGCAAATACACCCTTATATTGTTTATAAAAAATGTATTTTTGCACTATTGTAGAAAATATGAAGAACATAAGAAATTTTTGCATTATTGCCCATATAGATCATGGCAAAAGCACTTTAGCAGACAGACTTTTACAACAAACCAAAACTATTTCTGATCGCGAACTGCAAGAACAGACCTTAGATGATATGGACTTAGAACGCGAACGGGGTATTACTATAAAGAGTCATGCTATTCAAATGGAGTATGAATATAAAGGGGAAAAATATGTTTTGAATTTGATCGATACTCCCGGGCATGTTGATTTTTCTTATGAAGTTTCTCGTTCTATTGCTGCCTGTGAAGGTGCCTTATTAATTGTTGATGCAGCACAAAGTATTCAGGCACAAACCATATCCAATCTTTATTTAGCGTTAGAACACGACTTGGAAATTATTCCAGTTTTAAATAAAATTGACCTACCTTCTGCAAATCCTGAAGAAGTTACCGATGAAATTGTAAATCTTCTCGGTTGCAAACCTGAAGACGTTTTACGCGCCAGTGGAAAGACCGGAGCGGGGGTTGAAGAATTGTTGGAGCAAATTGTGGAAAGAATCCCGGCACCATCCGGAGATCCTAATGCTCCATTACAAGCCTTGATTTTTGATTCTGTTTTTAATCCTTTTCGAGGAATAGAGGCCTTTTTCAAGGTTGCAAACGGCAGCATATCTAAAGGTCAAAAAGTGAAATTTATGGCTACCGGTAAGAGCTATGATGCCGATGAAATAGGAACTTTAAAACTAAATCAAGTTCCAAAAAATGTTATACATTGCGGTGATGTGGGATATATTATAAGTGGTATTAAAGAAGCTCGTGAAGTTAAGGTAGGTGACACCATCACATCGGTTGAACGCCCTGCATCTGAAGCTATTGCCGGATTTGAAGAAGTAAAACCAATGGTGTTTGCCGGAATATATCCGGTGGACACAGAAGAATATGAATTGTTGCGCTCTGCATTGGAAAAGCTTCAACTTAATGATGCTTCTCTTGTTTTTGAACCGGAATCATCCGCTGCTTTAGGATTTGGCTTCCGTTGCGGATTTTTAGGTATGCTTCACATGGAAATCATTCAAGAGCGTTTGGAACGAGAATTTAAAATGACTGTAGTTACTACCGTTCCCAATGTATCTTATAATGCCTATTTAAATAAGGATCCTGAAAAAGCGATTGTAGTACATAATCCTTCGGAACTTCCGGAACCTACGTCTTTAAATCGTGTGGAAGAACCTTATATCAAAGCTTCAATCATCACCAAATCAGATTTTATTGGTTCTGTAATGAACCTTTGTATTGATAAAAGGGGCGAACTGACTAACCAATCGTATTTAACTACAGACCGAGTAGAGCTATTTTTTGAAATGCCTTTAGCTGAGGTGGTTTTTGACTTTTATGATAGACTCAAAACTATTTCCAAGGGATACGCTTCTTTTGATTATTCACCTTGCGGAATGAGAACTTCCAAGCTGGTAAAAGTTGACATCCTTATAAATGGTGAACCTGTGGATGCTTTATCTGCTTTGATTCATCAAGATAATGCCTATACTATAGGTAAAAAAATGTGTGAAAAGTTAAAAGAATTAATTCCAAGACAACAATTTGACATTCCTATTCAAGCAGCACTTGGTGCTAAGATTATCGCTAGAGAAACTATTAAAGCTTTACGAAAAGACGTTACTGCCAAATGTTACGGAGGGGATATATCTCGTAAAAGAAAATTACTGGAAAAACAAAAAGAAGGTAAGAAACGAATGCGACAAATTGGTCGAGTGGAAGTCCCGCAATCTGCATTTTTAGCGGTATTGAAACTGGATTAAAATTGTTTACTATTGAAAGATTATAGGCTATAATTTATGCTTATTGTATTTTTTTATAGGAGTATCATATTACGATAATTGATTGGATTATTGATTTATTTACCTTCTATAATTATTTTGTACCTTAATAAGTTATAGTATATATACTTGCATATATTTTTTCTAGAAGGTAAACACATTTATTTCCTAGCTGTTATCTTTTTTATATAAATTAAACTTCTAATTATTATTATTTTATATTCATTATTTAGTACTTTTATCTATAAAAATAATTTGAACACTACTTTTTATGTTTTTATATCTATTTAAACATTTATTAAAGTTATATTCTAAGAGTTTTTAAATAATTTATATAGTATTTATAATCTAATTATATTTAATTTTTATGTAAAATTCGAATTCCATTAAATTTTAAATAGACAAACAAATTGTTTATTATTTTTGCATAATTTTTTTATAGATTAATTTTCGTAACCAATCCTAATAATATACTACAAATAGTAAAAAGGGATTCAGTGTTCTTTACCATTTAATACAGTTAAGACAATGTATTTATAAAATTTTAACATCGGTTATATTATTGTTTTCTATCTCTATTAAAAAAATAGTGAGGAGAATTCTTACCAAGTAGCATAATTTCATAAATAACATTCTTACAATTAAATGGATATTGTATTACATATTTTAAAAATTTTTACATAGCGATTTAAAAACTCTTATATACTATGATTTTTGAAAAAATATTGGAAGAAATAAACGATGTAGTGCCTATTTCCAGAGAGGAAAAAGAGTATCTAAAGTCTATTTTAAAATTTAAAAAGTTAAACAAAAGAGATTCTCTTTTGCATCAAGAAGAGGTTGAAGATAATTATTATTATGTACTTTCCGGTTGTTTACGAAGTTATATTAACGACAAAAAAGGATTGGAGCAGGTTCTTCAATTTTCATCTAAAGGTTGGTGGATTGCAGATAATGAAAGTATTATATACAATCAACCTGCTAAATTCAATATTGTTGCAGATTTAGATACTGAAATACTTATTTTATCTAAAAAAGCAAAAGAAGAATCCGTTAAAAGGTTTCCAAAATTAGAACTTTATTATAATGAAAGTTTAATCCGTTCTGTAATTTTCTTACGTAATCGTTTATATGAAATATTAAGTTTATCTGCAGAAGAACGGTATAGAAATTTTTGTATTATGTTTCCTGAATTAAAAAATTCAATATCTCAAAAACATATCGCCTCATACATTGGTATTACTCCTGAATTTTTTAGCGCTATGAAAAAAAAATTAAAAGACAAGCAAACATGCGTTGAGGAATTTTAATTATATATTCTTAAGTTATTTAAATTTGTGAAAATATATTTCAGCTTTAAAAAAGGAGATAAAGATAGTTGATAAATAATGTATTTATTTTAAATTTACTTTATGGACCTAATAAAATATTGCATACTATTATTACAAGAAACCAATCAAGTTACTTTACCTTCTTTTGGAAAATTTGAATTAAAATTTAATTCGGTGAGAGAGGATCAGGAAACTAATCAACTACTCCCCCCCTCCTATTCCCTTTCTTTTACTCAGCAACATAACCTCAATGATATCGCTTTAGCCAGTGTAATTGCTGAATTGAATTCAATAGATGTTAAGAGAGCTAAAGATTTTGTTTATCAGACAATTAAGGAGTGGAAAAAAAATTTAAAATCGGAAACATATTTAACCATTGAAAATTTAGGAACATTTACAGCTGAAAAAGAAAAAATTATTTTCAGTTTGAGTGAAAAGAGTTTTGTTACTTACAAAAATTTTGGTCTACTTCCTCTATAATTGAATTGAAATTCATGAAAGCTAAAACTCCCTCTGATTCAAGAACCATAATGACCACCATTGTGCTAACGAATGAAACCAATGCTTATAATAATATGTTTGGTGGGGATTTACTTTCTTTAATGGATCGAGCATGTGCCATAGCCGCTCAAAGACATGCGGAAGCTAAAGTTGTGACTGCTTCTGTTAATCATGTTTCCTTTTCAACACCTATTCCATTAGGAAGCACCGTAGAAGTCATAGCTAAGGTTTCTAGAGCTTTTGGATCTTCTATGGAAGTATTTGTCGATATATGGGTGGATGATGCAATAAATCATACAAAGACCAAATCCAATGAAGGGATATATACTTTTGTAGCTTTAGATGAATTTATGAAACCTAAAAAAATACCTGACTTAGTACCTGAAACTGAAGAAGAAATAGTTAGATATAACTCAGCCCTTCACAGAAGGGAATTATCTTTGCTGCTATCCGGAAGAATTACACCGTCAGAAGCTGTTGAATTAAGAAAAATATTTACGATGGATAAATAAAATTAAACTGTTTCTGTAAAAGTCTGTAAATGCAAATGATCTCCATCGAAAACGGCATAGGTATAATACGAAATCCAATCCCCTAAATTTACATAGTGGCTGTTTTTATCTTCACCAATTAATAAATCCATAGGTAAATGACGATGCCCGTAAATAAAGTAATCATAATGTTTTTCATTCAATTTTTCTTTAGAAAAGACAATCAGCCATTCATTATCTTCCCCTAAGAATTTAATATCTTCCTCCCCGCTAATTAATTTATTTTTTCTTGATAAATAAGTACCTAAGGCTATTCCTACATCCGGATGCAACCATCTGAAAAACCATCGAGCAACAGGATTCGTAAAAAGTTTTTTCATTCTTTTATACCCTCGATCTCCCGGTCCCAATCCATCTCCATGAGCAATAAAAAAACTTTTGTTGTTGATGATAAATGTTTGTTCCTCATTAAAAACTGTTATTGCTAATTCTTTTTGAAGATAATCTCTCATCCATAAATCATGATTTCCGGTAAAAAAATATATTTTAACCCCTGAATCTGAAAGTTCAGCTAATTTTCCTAATATTCGAACAAATCCTTTGGGTACAACGGTTTTATATTCATGCCAAAAATCAAATAAATCCCCTAATAGGAATAATACTTGAACATCAGGTTTAATTTGTTCTAAAAATTTTACGAAAATCTTTTCTCTTTTTCTGGATGAAACTTCATCAGGTGCTCCTAAATGCTGATCTGAGGCAAAATAAACTTTTTTGCCTGCCATAAGATTAATTTCTATTGGTCTTCCCTTATCCATTCACCATATGACGTTTCGGTTTCATATAATTTAAGCTTCGCTAATAAAATATTTTCAGGAAGCTCTGATTGTATCTTTTCGGCAAAATCCATCAACATATTCTCACATGTGGGCTGATAATTCATAAAAATAACTTTATGCCCTTGATTTTGCAATTGCTCTCCTAATTGTTTATGTTCTGTTTGAGCGTTTAAAATAATGGCATGATCTAAAGGATTTATAATTAATTTTTTTACAATAGATTTTAACTCTCCAAAATCCATAACCATTCCATTTTTAACATGGTGAATATCATTACACGGCTCTCCTTTTACAGTAACATACAATTTATAAGAATGCCCATGAATGTTTTTACATTTACCATCATATCCCCACAGAGCATGTGCTGTTTCAAATGTAAATATTTTAGTCAGCCTTATCACAATAAATAAATTTGTTTATATTACGCAAAGATAATTGAAAAATACTCATGTGGCAAGAAATACTCTCTACCCTGTTTCCTAATAGATGTATTGGTTGTGAAACAATTATTTCTTCATCACAACACTATGTATGCGAAAGGTGTAAAGCTCATTTACCTTTTACTTATATTCCTTTTGACAACGCAAATTCAATTCACAGCCAACTTAACAATTCTGCGAAAATAGAATTTACATCTTCCTTATTATTTTTCTCAAAAGAAAATATTACACAACAATTAATTCATCATTTAAAATATAAAAATAAACCGGAAATCGGTTCATGGTTAGCTGAGATTTGGTTTATGCAAAATGAGAACAATCCTTGTTTAAAAGAAGTAAAAACCATTGTTCCGGTCCCTATTCATTCGAAAAGATATAAAAAAAGAAACTATAATCAAATTTTGCTCTGTTGCAAAAAATTAGCAACTTTAATGAATTGCAATTTCGACGAGCATGTTCTCCGACGAATTTCTCATACGAAATCTCAAACCCAGTCCAACAGAGAAGAACGTATAAAGAAAATGGAAAACGCTTTTATAAGAAATTCAAATTGTTCGAATCACTATCTATTGGTTGATGATGTCTTAACAACGGGTGCTACCTTAATTGCATGCACTCAAGAACTGTTAAAAACCAATGATTCTCAAGTAAGTATATTTACTTTGGCAACAACAATATAAATATAAAATATAGAATAATTCAGAAAAAAGCCCTTAAGACAAAACTATTGAAGATAAGATAATTGAATATTATCTTTATTCCCAAATAAAAATAAAAATAATTTAATGAAAAGTTGTAAAGAATATTTTTTTTTTATAATTTTATACATTAATTTTAAGTACATAAAACTATCATTTTATCAAGGAAATTTTCATAATTTTTAGATATAAATTGCTTATGAAGAAATTTTTATTTTTTATTACGTTGCTTTTTTCAATTAACCTGGTTACTGCAAAAGATTTTCCGGCTAATATTTTAATGAACTTTTATTTACAAGAGCAACCTTATACTAAATCAAAATTATATCCTAACCCGGCAGTAAATTTTATACTTGTTAAGAATTCAAGTTCTTATAAAATCGATAATATTTCTGTTTTATCCATGGTCGGTACCAATTTAATCGATAAAGATATAATTGACTCCAATCTTAATCAGGAAATTAATATTTCAAAACTTCCTACAGGAAGATATTTTGTTAAAGTTACTTATTCCGATGGAAGCAGAGAAATTCTAACCCTTATCAAGTTATAATTCTAAGCTTTATTAGCAATTATAGTAATTTTTTATTTGGCATATTAATTGACCTTAGTACACGTACAAACTTTGGAGGATACGGCATTTCTAATTAATAATCAATACTATACCCATTTAAGATTTAAAAAAAGCAGTTTTCTTTTTTTAGATATCTGAAAGTTTGTCATTAAATCTTTAATACGAAACATTATGAAGTTTGACATATTGTCATTAGATCAAGTTATGCAAAATGATAGTGAATTTATTCCTTTATTAAGCCAGGATGAAGAAGATAAAATGATGAATGAAACTTTTCCTACAGTTTTAC is a window from the Apibacter sp. B3706 genome containing:
- a CDS encoding ComF family protein — encoded protein: MWQEILSTLFPNRCIGCETIISSSQHYVCERCKAHLPFTYIPFDNANSIHSQLNNSAKIEFTSSLLFFSKENITQQLIHHLKYKNKPEIGSWLAEIWFMQNENNPCLKEVKTIVPVPIHSKRYKKRNYNQILLCCKKLATLMNCNFDEHVLRRISHTKSQTQSNREERIKKMENAFIRNSNCSNHYLLVDDVLTTGATLIACTQELLKTNDSQVSIFTLATTI
- a CDS encoding T9SS type A sorting domain-containing protein produces the protein MKKFLFFITLLFSINLVTAKDFPANILMNFYLQEQPYTKSKLYPNPAVNFILVKNSSSYKIDNISVLSMVGTNLIDKDIIDSNLNQEINISKLPTGRYFVKVTYSDGSREILTLIKL